In Nicotiana tabacum cultivar K326 chromosome 11, ASM71507v2, whole genome shotgun sequence, a single window of DNA contains:
- the LOC107824441 gene encoding mitogen-activated protein kinase homolog MMK2, with product MSVDSSSGDHSSNIRGVPTHGGRYVQYNVHGSLFEVSRKYVPPIRPIGRGANGMVCAAMNSETREEVAIKKIGNAFDNVIDAKRTLREIKLLSHMDHENVIAIKDVIRPPQKKNFNDVYIVYELMDTDLHQIIHSNQQLTDEHCRHFLYQVLRGLKYIHSANILHRDLKPSNLLVNAKCDLKIGDFGLARTTTETDFMMEYCVTRWYRAPELLLNCSEYTSAIDVWSVGCILGEILTRQPLFPGRDYVHQLRLITELIGSPDDASLGFLRSNNARRYVRQLPRYPRQQFSARFPNSSPRAVDLLEKMLIFDPSRRITVDEALSHPYLAPLHDINEEPVCPRPFSLDFEQPSFTEDNIKELIWREAVKFNPDPTH from the exons ATGTCTGTTGATTCAAGTTCAGGTGATCATAGTAGTAACATAAGAGGAGTTCCAACGCATGGGGGTCGATATGTGCAGTATAATGTGCATGGTAGTCTTTTTGAAGTTTCAAGAAAATATGTTCCTCCTATTAGACCTATTGGTCGTGGTGCTAATGGCATGGTTTG TGCTGCTATGAACTCGGAGACACGTGAGGAAGTAGCAATTAAGAAGATTGGAAATGCATTTGATAATGTAATAGATGCAAAAAGGACATTAAGAGAGATAAAGCTTCTCAGTCACATGGATCATGAGAAT GTAATTGCAATTAAAGATGTTATAAGGCCTCCTCAAAAAAAGAATTTCAATGACGTGTACATTGTTTATGAGCTGATGGACACTGATCTTCATCAGATTATTCATTCCAACCAACAGTTGACTGATGAACACTGCCGA CATTTTCTGTACCAAGTATTGCGTGGACTTAAGTATATTCACTCTGCCAACATCTTGCATCGTGATTTAAAACCCAGCAATTTGCTAGTCAATGCAAAATGTGACCTAAAGATTGGAGATTTTGGGCTTGCAAGGACGACAACTGAGACAGATTTCATGATGGAATATTGTGTGACACGCTGGTATCGTGCACCAGAGTTGCTACTAAATTGTTCAGAGTATACATCGGCAATTGATGTTTGGTCAGTAGGCTGCATACTTGGTGAAATATTGACAAGACAACCCCTTTTCCCCGGCAGAGATTATGTACACCAGTTGAGACTTATTACTGAG CTCATAGGCTCACCTGATGATGCTAGTCTCGGGTTTCTCCGTAGTAATAATGCCCGAAGATACGTTAGGCAGCTCCCAAGGTACCCGAGGCAACAATTTTCTGCCAGATTCCCTAATTCATCTCCCCGAGCTGttgatttgcttgaaaaaatgCTCATCTTTGATCCGAGCAGGCGTATTACTG TTGATGAAGCTCTCTCCCATCCGTACTTGGCGCCACTTCATGATATCAACGAGGAGCCTGTTTGTCCTAGGCCTTTCAGTTTGGATTTTGAGCAGCCATCTTTCACTGAAGATAATATCAAGGAGCTCATATGGAGGGAAGCCGTAAAATTTAATCCTGATCCAACTCATTGA
- the LOC107824445 gene encoding uncharacterized protein LOC107824445 isoform X1 — translation MELEHRRWMYKKNYPNQRLLREEFVEGVAGFIVRAKTFNGFLIGGMIRCPCVKCKCVKFLKPEDIKDHLYKKGFMKDYYVWIFHGEVDANAGVFDFQKFSRGESSPLVEKNFENSRFNKMVKDTSGMYSGVQSQPSVQHSPNDETKRFYEHLEEASHPFCEGSMHSKLSVAHGLLFIKSHWNVSVAAMDYIIGLMNELDPNKIDLPNNYYTAKKLVPNRGEVGALDSLQRLIIAPDGTNGFFPNTLSTRVVMDCIIAFYRDAWNT, via the exons ATGGAACTTGAACATCGCAGATGGATGTACAAAAAGAATTATCCTAATCAACGGTTGTTGAGAGAAGAATTTGTAGAAGGGGTTGCGGGATTTATTGTTCGGGCGAAAACATTTAATGGATTTCTCATTGGAGGAATGATTAGGTGTCCTTGTGTGAAATGCAAATGTGTTAAGTTTTTGAAACCTGAGGACATTAAAGATCATCTTTATAAGAAGGGGTTTATGaaagattattatgtgtggatttTTCATGGAGAAGTTGATGCCAATGCCGGTGTTTTcgattttcaaaaattttctagGGGTGAGAGTAGTCCattggtggagaagaattttGAAAATTCTCGATTCAATAAAATGGTTAAGGATACTTCTGGGATGTACTCAGGTGTTCAATCCCAACCAAGTGTTCAGCATTCTCCCAATGATGAGACTAAGCGCTTCTATGAACACttagaggaagctagtcatcCATTCTGTGAAGGCTCAATGCATTCTAAGTTGTCTGTTGCACATGGGTTACTTTTTATTAAATCGCATTGGAATGTTTCGGTAGCGGCCATGGACTATATCATTGGGCTTATGAATGAACTTGATCCAAATAAAATTGACTTACCCAATAATTACTATACAGCAAAGAAATTGGTTCCCAATCGTGGAGAGGTTGGAGCATTGGATAGTCTTCAGAGGTTGATTATCGCTCCTGATGGGACTAATGG GTTTTTTCCCAATACGCTATCTACGAGGGTGGTTATGGATTGTATTATAGCATTTTATCGTGACGCTTGGAATACCTAG
- the LOC107824442 gene encoding putative polygalacturonase isoform X1, which produces MHSFYRIPLPSQMEKTSWLLLVILVLVLLVGAEGRKSRILDESSSYDLEYKAISCRAHSASITDFGGVGDGKTLNTKAFQEAVNQLSQYASDGGSQLIVPAGQWLTGSFNLTSHFTLFLQKDAVLLASQEINEWAVIDPLPSYGHGRDAAGGRYISLLFGTNLTDVIITGENGTIDGQGELWWQKFHSKKLKYTRPYLIELMHSDNIQISDLTLVNSPSWNIHPVYSSNIIIQGITILAPVKSPNTDGINPDSCTNVRLEDNYIVSGDDCVAVKSGWDEYGIKYGMPTSQLVIRRLTCISPYSAAIALGSEMSGGIQDVRAEDITAINTESGVRIKTAVGRGGFVKDVYVKGMTLHTMKWVFWMTGNYGSHADTHWDPNALPEIKGINYRDVVAENVSMAARLEGISGDPFTGICMSNVTISMAKKAKKYPWTCTDIEGITSGVQPPPCQLLPDQGPEKSEMCDFPTESLPIDNIEMQRCSYRLNY; this is translated from the exons ATGCATTCATTTTATAGAATCCCATTGCCATCTCAG ATGGAAAAGACAAGTTGGTTGCTACTGGTGATATTAGTGTTGGTGCTTTTAGTAGGAGCAGAGGGAAGAAAATCAAGAATTCTTGATGAGTCTTCTTCTTATGATTTAGAGTACAAAGCAATAAGTTGTAGAGCACACAGTGCATCAATAACAGATTTTGGAGGAGTTGGTGATGGAAAAACACTTAACACTAAAGCATTTCAAGAAGCAGTGAATCAGTTGAGTCAGTATGCATCAGATGGTGGATCACAACTTATAGTACCTGCTGGTCAATGGCTCACTGGTAGCTTTAATCTTACTAGCCATTTCACTCTCTTCCTTCAAAAAGATGCTGTTCTTCTTGCTTCTCAG GAAATAAATGAGTGGGCTGTTATAGACCCATTACCATCATATGGTCATGGTAGGGATGCAGCAGGTGGAAGGTACATCAGTCTTTTATTTGGCACTAACCTTACTGATGTTATCATCACAG GTGAGAATGGAACAATAGATGGGCAGGGTGAACTTTGGTGGCAGAAATTTCACAGCAAAAAGCTAAAATACACAAGACCTTACTTGATTGAACTTATGCATTCTGATAATATTCAGATATCAGATCTAACCCTTGTCAACTCTCCATCTTGGAATATCCATCCTGTTTATAGCAG CAATATCATTATCCAAGGCATCACTATTTTAGCTCCAGTAAAATCTCCAAACACTGATGGAATCAATCCAG ATTCTTGCACAAATGTAAGACTTGAAGATAATTACATTGTATCTGGAGATGATTGTGTTGCAGTTAAAAGTGGTTGGGATGAATATGGTATAAAATACGGAATGCCAACAAGTCAATTAGTCATCAGGCGCCTGACTTGCATTTCGCCTTATAGTGCTGCAATAGCATTAGGAAGTGAAATGTCAGGTGGGATTCAAGATGTGAGAGCCGAGGACATCACGGCCATCAACACAGAATCAGGGGTGAGGATCAAGACTGCTGTTGGCCGAGGCGGTTTTGTCAAAGATGTATATGTCAAAGGGATGACACTGCACACAATGAAATGGGTATTTTGGATGACTGGCAATTATGGATCACATGCTGACACTCATTGGGATCCTAATGCATTGCCTGAGATAAAAGGGATTAATTACCGCGATGTGGTGGCTGAGAACGTGTCAATGGCTGCTCGGCTAGAGGGGATTTCTGGGGATCCGTTTACCGGAATCTGCATGTCGAATGTGACAATAAGTATGGCAAAGAAGGCCAAGAAATATCCATGGACTTGCACTGATATTGAAGGAATTACCAGTGGTGTGCAGCCTCCACCTTGTCAGTTGTTGCCTGATCAGGGCCCAGAAAAGAGTGAAATGTGTGATTTTCCTACAGAGAGTTTACCTATTGATAACATAGAGATGCAAAGATGTTCCTATAGATTGAATTACTAA
- the LOC107824445 gene encoding uncharacterized protein LOC107824445 isoform X2: protein MWNYFKVKCAWYAQHDHQISSNFKKKAADMLEDTLRTAQRKRQKPTWMLEDIWTRLNEKWDNAEFQKKSTKGEAARASKKGSLHTGGSVSIGTHRRRLEKLKGRTMNDEVFEETHVKKKKDGTRILVKPHAEGTYDGHTKVLDEWRKASPLEVAQPNHHPMMLLQDCLVLLLVLRRMRKR from the exons ATGTGGAATTACTTTAAg GTGAAGTGTGCATGGTATGCCCAGCATGATCATCAAATAAGTAGTAATTTCAAGAAGAAAGCTGCTGATATGCTTGAAGATACCTTGAGGACTGCTCAAAGAAAGCGTCAGAAGCCCACCTGGATGTTAGAAGATATATGGACTAGACTCAATGAGAAGTGGGacaatgcagaatttcagaagaaGAGCACCAAAGGAGAGGCCGCCCGAGCCTCCAAGAAGGGCTCGTTGCACACAGGGGGTTCAGTTAGTATAGGGACCCATCGAAGGAGATTG gaAAAGTTAAAAGGGAGAACTATGAATGATGAGGTCTTTGAGGAGACAcatgtgaaaaagaaaaaagatggtacAAGAATTTTGGTCAAGCCACATGCTGAGGGGACATAT GATGGACATACAAAAGTTTTGGATGAATGGCGCAAAGCCAGCCCGTTGGAGGTAGCTCAACCCAACCATCATCCGATGATGTTGCTTCAAGATTGTCTGGTGCTTCTTCTAGTTCTTCGCAGAATGAGGAAGAGATAG
- the LOC107824442 gene encoding putative polygalacturonase isoform X2 — protein sequence MKKLLMEKTSWLLLVILVLVLLVGAEGRKSRILDESSSYDLEYKAISCRAHSASITDFGGVGDGKTLNTKAFQEAVNQLSQYASDGGSQLIVPAGQWLTGSFNLTSHFTLFLQKDAVLLASQEINEWAVIDPLPSYGHGRDAAGGRYISLLFGTNLTDVIITGENGTIDGQGELWWQKFHSKKLKYTRPYLIELMHSDNIQISDLTLVNSPSWNIHPVYSSNIIIQGITILAPVKSPNTDGINPDSCTNVRLEDNYIVSGDDCVAVKSGWDEYGIKYGMPTSQLVIRRLTCISPYSAAIALGSEMSGGIQDVRAEDITAINTESGVRIKTAVGRGGFVKDVYVKGMTLHTMKWVFWMTGNYGSHADTHWDPNALPEIKGINYRDVVAENVSMAARLEGISGDPFTGICMSNVTISMAKKAKKYPWTCTDIEGITSGVQPPPCQLLPDQGPEKSEMCDFPTESLPIDNIEMQRCSYRLNY from the exons ATGAAAAAACTCCTG ATGGAAAAGACAAGTTGGTTGCTACTGGTGATATTAGTGTTGGTGCTTTTAGTAGGAGCAGAGGGAAGAAAATCAAGAATTCTTGATGAGTCTTCTTCTTATGATTTAGAGTACAAAGCAATAAGTTGTAGAGCACACAGTGCATCAATAACAGATTTTGGAGGAGTTGGTGATGGAAAAACACTTAACACTAAAGCATTTCAAGAAGCAGTGAATCAGTTGAGTCAGTATGCATCAGATGGTGGATCACAACTTATAGTACCTGCTGGTCAATGGCTCACTGGTAGCTTTAATCTTACTAGCCATTTCACTCTCTTCCTTCAAAAAGATGCTGTTCTTCTTGCTTCTCAG GAAATAAATGAGTGGGCTGTTATAGACCCATTACCATCATATGGTCATGGTAGGGATGCAGCAGGTGGAAGGTACATCAGTCTTTTATTTGGCACTAACCTTACTGATGTTATCATCACAG GTGAGAATGGAACAATAGATGGGCAGGGTGAACTTTGGTGGCAGAAATTTCACAGCAAAAAGCTAAAATACACAAGACCTTACTTGATTGAACTTATGCATTCTGATAATATTCAGATATCAGATCTAACCCTTGTCAACTCTCCATCTTGGAATATCCATCCTGTTTATAGCAG CAATATCATTATCCAAGGCATCACTATTTTAGCTCCAGTAAAATCTCCAAACACTGATGGAATCAATCCAG ATTCTTGCACAAATGTAAGACTTGAAGATAATTACATTGTATCTGGAGATGATTGTGTTGCAGTTAAAAGTGGTTGGGATGAATATGGTATAAAATACGGAATGCCAACAAGTCAATTAGTCATCAGGCGCCTGACTTGCATTTCGCCTTATAGTGCTGCAATAGCATTAGGAAGTGAAATGTCAGGTGGGATTCAAGATGTGAGAGCCGAGGACATCACGGCCATCAACACAGAATCAGGGGTGAGGATCAAGACTGCTGTTGGCCGAGGCGGTTTTGTCAAAGATGTATATGTCAAAGGGATGACACTGCACACAATGAAATGGGTATTTTGGATGACTGGCAATTATGGATCACATGCTGACACTCATTGGGATCCTAATGCATTGCCTGAGATAAAAGGGATTAATTACCGCGATGTGGTGGCTGAGAACGTGTCAATGGCTGCTCGGCTAGAGGGGATTTCTGGGGATCCGTTTACCGGAATCTGCATGTCGAATGTGACAATAAGTATGGCAAAGAAGGCCAAGAAATATCCATGGACTTGCACTGATATTGAAGGAATTACCAGTGGTGTGCAGCCTCCACCTTGTCAGTTGTTGCCTGATCAGGGCCCAGAAAAGAGTGAAATGTGTGATTTTCCTACAGAGAGTTTACCTATTGATAACATAGAGATGCAAAGATGTTCCTATAGATTGAATTACTAA